Genomic DNA from Gossypium hirsutum isolate 1008001.06 chromosome A01, Gossypium_hirsutum_v2.1, whole genome shotgun sequence:
GGTACTAGTCCCAAACATCCCAAACATAGAGATAGGGTTAAAGCTAGCTCTGGCAGGTACATTTTTTGTACTCTCCTTTATCGCACTGTATGGATCATATAAGCATGTGCTCCTTTTGTAATAGTTCTATACTCAAATGGGGGTTCTGATACGTGGATTCAAAATATGGAGTGTTTCTGCTGTTTCTTGAATATTTATCTTGTTTTAGACTTCATTTTGCAAAAGGAATTTGGACGGTTGCTGCATTTATGCAAGTGGGAAGTTGTTGTGACATTGTTTTCTGCaccatttttttttctgaatattgttgattcaaaattttcttaagagATAGGATCAATGTTGTCAAGGTTGCCAGGTGCACTCGTGGCACTAGGACTTCTATATAGCCTGATGTGCAAGGCGCAAAAAAGGTGCTCGCCCGAGTAAACCGAGGcacaagcatataaatatatatgtaaaatgtatTTGAAAACATATGTAACTAATACATATAATTAATaagtattaattaattagtaaaagaaagataaattttaatatagttCAATTTATAAATTCGAAACATTGTgcaatagtttaattttaataagttacttaatatattgtaaaataaaacacCATAAGAACAAAATTAAATATCATCGTCAGAAACTCTCTCTaaattttcttcatcttctcttaAAAAGTTTGAACTTTTAAGAGTTAACTaggtttttatataataaaattaggtcaataattaattaaaaaatcatttattatattatattatattatatcattcttttaaaagtcaaaataaaataaataggagGATAGAATGGCAATTTAGTGAGGCGTGCTTTTTTTGCGCCTGGCTTTGCAACAAAGGTGCCTGAAAAGCGCACCAAGCACTCGCCTGATTGAAGTCGCCTTGCCTTGAAGTGGCTGAGGCGGTAATGGCCATTTTTGCTGTGCCGTGACATCACTGGATAGGATGTGTCTAAATCCTTTTGGCTAATATAAAAGTCGTAAGTTCAGTTTTCTGCATTTCACCCTAGCTATTGAAAGAACTTCAACTACCTCGATGCAATTGCAGGGTCTGTAAAGGATTCAGTAGTTGGTGAGGATCGCATTGTACAATATCTACTGACTGTGCTGAATACTAGAGGCACTCCACTTCACTGGAAGCATTTAGCTAACCCAACAGAAAAGACCACCCAAATTTCTGAGGACAAACCAGGTTACAATCCAAAAGATCTACGGCCCAAAATGAAGAAGCTGCCCGATGCATCTGATCTGCTGTATGTCAAGGTAGTAAGGGTCAACACTCTCTCCTCTCTTATTCAGGATGTTTAAGTCTGTGAGAAGCTTTTTACAGTTTTGTCGTCAAGTCTAATTGTAGTCCACGGTGCTTAGATATGATactgttttttgtttttgttagaTATTTCACTGTTTTGAGTTTTAATGTTTGGTCAGCATTAGGTTTCATTAAGATCTTTCAAATTTAGCAAATCCTTATGTGAGCATTACTAGTTTGACTAATCTTAAGACAAAATTATAGATAGGTTGAAATCTGATAATAAGGCTAAGTGGAATTGCATAGTTACTCTTATGAATCTGGATGTTCAAATCTGTGATTGTTCTGGGCTCAATAGCTACTATGCTTGAATCCTTCACACAAAAATCTCATAACACAAGGCATCAACAGTTGTACACAGTAGAATGTGACTCTCCGAGAAAGGATTATATTCGAGGCTTATAGTTGCAGGCAGTAGCCCGTGACAATAGATAACAATAAGTGTTGGCTCTGTAAGAGATCATCTGGTCTATAACTCAAATAAAAGTACGTTGGAATTCAGCTGTACACTTGAAGTCTCAAGTTATACTAATAgcatttgaaaaaataattaaaaagaaaagaaacactTCGATTTGACTAGGATCTTCTGGATGCACTCATTATAGCATCTAACAAATTCTAGAGTGGTGTAGCTGAAATTATCCTTTAAAAATTACTTTGAAATGAAAGGGTAAATATAAGGCTTTATCTCTATTGGATTCCACAATGGGTTAGACATATGTCCTAAAAGAATGTGATTTATACATTGACCAGGAAAATGGTGtgatttatatatgtaatatattgaTTGCATAAGTATCAGTCTTACTATAATGCAATAGACTGAGGCTGTAAGAGGTAGTTTGTCTTTAATGGAAACTGCTGCTGTCCTTTTCTGTCTGTATTTAAAACATGGGGAAAGTTTGAACTAGTTTCTTTTGGGAGTTGCCGGTATCTTGCATGTGAAGCAAAGTCTGAACCATATTTTTAGGTCGAGTTTCTTAGTCTCCAGTATGCAGAGTTGCAAAGTTCGAACTAGAATATTTTGTGGGTTGCCTGTCTCTTCCATGCCATGTAAAGTTCGAATTATATTCTTAGGTTGAGTTGCTTAGTCTCTTATTTGCGTAGCAAAAGATTTACAGAGTTGTTCCAGCTATGTTTATGAAGATTGTGCGATTGTGCGAAGTTTAGAAAAGATGTCATGGAACTTTCATCTCGTGCAGTCCAATTGCTTATGAATATACACGCATAGGGTAAAAAAGTTGAGATTCGGATAGGTTTTATAAGTTTGGAGACTACAAAAGGTTTCATTTAATCAGAATCCTGTTTGTGTGTGCATATATTCGTCATTATTATGAAAAAGATATTACCTATAATTATGttttttcataaatttacaaGGGTTAAAGAACGTTCTTGAGAAAATATTTGAACATTATGTATGATTTATAACTACATGTCGGCAGCTTGGGTTTAATTCTGTCTGCTTGCCATAATTGAATCGTCATTCTTTTTACTCAAGTCCTATTTGATATTATAAGTTCTACGACTTGCAGATTTCAGAGAAAAGGATCAACTACAAAACCTTATTCatttatcattatttcaatgttCTCACTCTTTGTTGTTTCTCAATTTCAGGATCTTGTAGCAGAAGTTCGACATGCACTCTATGTAACTCTGTCCGAATTTGGTGGTAATATCGAAGATGAGAATGACATGGAGTGCCTTGTTGAACATCAATTTGAAGTGCTGCAGAAAGTATTGAGGATACCTCATAAGTCATCTGAAGCTCGTTTGATGGTATCAAAGAAGTTTCTTACTTTATTTAGGTCAGGTAAACTTGGTTCTTTTGTCCTTGATGATGTCCCTGAATCATAAAATAACTTTCCCCCttttattttagtccttaattttcacaaatgGGAGGAAATGAATCATTGGTATATTGTATCACTTCAACGGTTTTTAGTAGCTTATTATCCtctatttattcttattttgggTCTCTTAAAAACATAACTGGAATCTATTCAAGTAGAGTTATTAAAAACAAAGTTCAAAAtagtagattttaaaaaataaaatttaagtgcATTTAAGAGATTTTCACATTTTCGGTTTTCCACAAAAAAAAGAATAtcacattatttatttaattttttttattttaagtgcaTTTAAGAGCTTTCCCTGTTAAATATATGTTTGTCCATTATATCTAGATTGAAAGTCATGGAACAATCACATTTGAATATTCCAACATtttatattctaaatttttatagaCTAAGGAATTTAAATGAGTTTGATATCTCGTATCGATTAATTTGAGTATGATTATGCATTTCTAGTCTAATTTTATCGGAGGGTGTAAGACATTACTCCTATTACGTAGAAGGAACAAATCTTATCACGGTCACTCAGGtctcattacataatttatagtATATCTAACAACAATTTTTATAGTACATTTAGTAACGGAAGACTTATCACTGTGTTAAAGCATACAACTCTTGATGTTTGAAACTATATTGACCTCGAGTTCAAAAATCATGTGCATTATTATCACTATAAGAATTGTTATgactaatacataataattcaaaaaacattCTTATAGTGGATTAGTCCATCACATTGTTTTCCTAATAATGTACCCCTATATTGAGGTATTTTCCATACTAATGACAATACAATATAAGGataatttaagaataattatattattttaaaaaatttattattaacacaaaaaaaggtaaataaatatattattacaaCCATCCCATCTAACTACATTAGAACATAGCTTACCACATTCTTCACCCAAATCCTAATAACAAAGAATGAATCAACTTGCTTCATTTTCTTTGGTCTCATAAAATAGTTGCAGGGTAGTGAAATGGAATGACAGGATTATCATAATCAGATGCATTCAAGAATCAAAGGAACGTATAGCTGGCATAATTTCGCATAAGAGATGCCAAAAACAGGCAAGCACATTAGGCATTAATCTTTCAGTTTTCATAATGAAATTGGATAACAGCAGATTCAGTTCTTTAAGGTCATCACTGCATAACAGTATATAAGATCTACAAAGTAGGAATAAGAAAGTTGAAACGACTAAGCAAAAGGTCATACATTCTTCAATTTTTTCATCTTAGAAGGCGGCCATCGTCCCTTCTTCCTCAACTTTCTCTTGCGGACAAGTCGCTTTCTACGAAGCCTTATCTTCTTcgccatcttcatcttcatcttctgcTCCGCCATCTGCTGCATCTTTGATTCTAAAGGAAGTTGTCCTACTGGTAAATCTTCCTTCTTGCTTTCCGCCGGAACCTGTTCCTCGCCATCAGTACTTGCAGAAGATGCTTTCACAGTCATCACCGATCTTTTCTTGCTGGGGACAAACTGTGTACCAATTGAACATTTTGAACAATGGTCATCGATTCTATTCACCCGCAACCTGGAAACTGACGACGAATACAAAAGATTTCAAACAAGATAAAGAATGTTTACATCAATGACAACGAAGTGTTCGATGAAAAACCACACAGAAGATGACGTTAAATGAAAAGCGAACTTACTTGGTAAAACAACGATGGGCAACGACGTTGAGCAAGAACGAACCGGAGAAGAAGAGTGACAGGTAAGTGGATTAAAGGTGAGGAGAGCCATTTCCTTGTACTTTCGATTTGGATAAGCTAGATAAATGGTCCTTTTTTCTACCCCGTCCTCATACCATCGAAAcaatagaaaaaattaaacagcaaataaataaataaagcctCGATGGGCCTATGCATCTGGCCGGCCTATTGCCCACTAAGTCAAGGACATGGCAACAGcctaaaactatatatatatgtataaggctGCTTAAGACACCTAACTATAGTTGACATTTTAATGAAAagttttattttgagaaataaaaaatgaaaagttatagTTGAAACTTTTTTTCAATCGAAAAATGCGACAATTTTATTGACTATATgttgattaaaaaaatcaaaaggaataaggaaaaaaaaagggaaggaaAGGGAAGGAAAGGGAAGACGAAAGAAAAAAAgtcttgtattttttatgttttttttttgtaattatcatATTCAAGGCATTATAAGACCATTACCTATATTTTACGTAGTTATATATTTCTgtgttattttaataattttttcttatgttatgtttaattttcattcatgttttgcataaattattataataattcaattttaactatATATCATTGACTTAAAAAGTTAAATCATTGTAATACTACATATAAATATCAATATCATGTTCAAATCTTTAGACATTTGAGTTACAGAAGGTTTGATTACTTCTAGTAATAGGGTTATTCTTTATTTATATTACCTAAAATATTATTGGTAGAATTtagaaaaggaaaacaaatattattgacactattaaattttattgtttggtcAATTAGAATGTAGAATTATATTTTTTGGTTGAGAGAATAGAAGATAATCTAGTAACACTTTCTTATTATATTATCcttaaaacacatataataacggAAAAAGACATTAAATTATGCATAAAATGTGTTGGAGCAATTATAGTTCAAATTACAAGAGCAGTTTCAATTTCTGATGGGTTAAAATCATAACTTGTCACTTTTAGAGTTTGACTATCTTTTGAacaaaatttgtttgaatttgtAATCTATTGAAAGTGTTCTCAACTTATATTTGAAGATTGATCTAATGGAGGAACAAATCACAAATGATTGGGTCCAACTAGATCATACAAATCGAAATCATTATTTTATGAAGGTTGGATTCGACGACATAAAAGAATATCTTGAagatctttttttcttcttcttttttatcttAGTCTTTATTAGGATAATTGTAGTATAGTTTTGTAGGCTACTTT
This window encodes:
- the LOC107922022 gene encoding 50S ribosomal protein 5 alpha, chloroplastic, with the translated sequence MALLTFNPLTCHSSSPVRSCSTSLPIVVLPISRLRVNRIDDHCSKCSIGTQFVPSKKRSVMTVKASSASTDGEEQVPAESKKEDLPVGQLPLESKMQQMAEQKMKMKMAKKIRLRRKRLVRKRKLRKKGRWPPSKMKKLKNV